Proteins from a genomic interval of Cyclopterus lumpus isolate fCycLum1 chromosome 18, fCycLum1.pri, whole genome shotgun sequence:
- the si:dkey-6n21.13 gene encoding P2Y purinoceptor 3: MSSRRGDPPNISVLHDLLSSSSPSTTTPSPSCSIDESYKYIFLPICYSFTFLFSISLNSVILYRSFRQTRRWNASLIYMVNLASTDFMYGLSLPFLVASYIMRDRWVFGDFMCRLVRFLFYFNLYCSIFFLTCISVHRYLGICHPMKVITLETKKAVKSTCVLVWIIVFALTSPIFRFAQTGHVTRLGGLGGNASSIDNLSHEVSINVNASYGNMGGVIEEYQNCWDDAIDKEFPDYVPYGIILHLLGFFVPFSIIAWCYSHVVLTIFRTLHSQPSSRRGQREGIARNERSSPAIVARGLRGSNGLSRTLRRDEGISIFLGAHSPYANRRRKSIKTIITITLLFALCFFPFHVTRTIFLLLKVTKGVPCHTMTMVSMCYKITRPLASFNAWLNALLYFLTKDKGGAHCCQAVNTSTQQHGGLLLPLRMMGKGEDAEEGGLEDRIDIKENKAFHSSSYMNRAKVKYIVE; the protein is encoded by the coding sequence ATGTCATCCAGACGTGGAGATCCTCCCAACATCAGTGTACTCCATGACTTACTtagctcctcctctccctccaccacGACTCCATCTCCATCCTGCAGCATAGACGAATCCTACAAGTACATTTTCCTCCCCATCTGTTACTCATTCACGTTCCTCTTCAGCATTTCCCTGAACTCTGTCATCCTCTACCGCTCCTTTCGCCAAACCCGGCGCTGGAATGCCTCGCTGATCTACATGGTGAACCTGGCCTCGACAGACTTCATGTACGGCCTGTCACTGCCATTCTTGGTGGCAAGCTACATCATGCGTGACCGCTGGGTCTTCGGGGACTTCATGTGCCGCTTGGTCCGTTTTCTCTTCTACTTTAACCTCTACTGTTCCATCTTCTTCCTCACATGTATCTCCGTCCACAGGTACCTCGGGATCTGCCACCCGATGAAAGTCATCACTCTAGAGACTAAGAAGGCTGTCAAGAGCACTTGTGTCCTGGTTTGGATCATAGTGTTTGCTTTGACCTCCCCTATCTTCCGGTTTGCTCAGACTGGTCATGTGACGAGATTGGGAGGGCTTGGCGGCAACGCAAGCAGTATTGACAACCTGAGCCATGAGGTGTCGATAAATGTGAATGCCAGCTATGGTAACatgggaggggtcattgaggaGTACCAGAACTGTTGGGACGACGCAATAGATAAGGAGTTTCCTGATTACGTACCCTATGGCATCATACTCCATTTGCTGGGgttttttgtgcctttttccATCATTGCTTGGTGTTACTCTCATGTTGTTCTGACCATATTTAGGACTTTGCATTCTCAGCCCTCATCCCGCAGAGGTCAGAGAGAAGGAATAGCGAGGAATGAGAGAAGTAGCCCTGCAATAGTTGCAAGAGGTTTAAGAGGAAGCAATGGACTGTCGAGGACATTGAGAAGAGATGAAGGGATTTCCATTTTCCTTGGTGCCCACTCCCCTTATGCCAATCGCAGACGTAAATCTATCAAaactatcatcaccatcacccttcTCTTTGCCCTGTGTTTCTTCCCCTTTCATGTTACTAGAACCATCTTCCTCCTGCTCAAAGTGACCAAGGGAGTCCCCTGTCACACGATGACCATGGTCTCCATGTGCTATAAGATCACGAGGCCTTTGGCATCATTCAACGCATGGCTCAACGCCCTCCTTTACTTCCTGACTAAAGACAAGGGGGGAGCTCACTGCTGTCAGGCGGTAAACACCTCCACCCAACAACATGGTGGGCTTCTATTGCCACTGAGGATGATGGGAAAAGGAGAAGAcgcagaggagggggggctggAGGACAGAATTGACATTAAGGAGAATAAAGCATTTCACAGTTCGTCATACATGAACAGAGCTAAAGTCAAATATATAGTTGAATGA